In Zingiber officinale cultivar Zhangliang chromosome 9B, Zo_v1.1, whole genome shotgun sequence, the genomic window CTTGAAAGAAGAGTAATCATTAGAAAGACAAAATCTGATGCAATGAATGGGTCAGATTTGCGCTACCAGCTAAACAAACGAAGAAGGTTCAATGGTACCCGATCTACTAGTAATCATGGTCATAATGAGCACTACCAAACAGATGAGCAACATGCTGAGGAGAGACATTATGTTCACCATTCACATGATGATGATTTAAAATTTCCTCCTGAGAAGTGCATCAGCAGTCGTCTTCAAGGCAGGATTGCATTTCCTGGGAGGTCTGTTATTGATGCAGCCAGCAATATGCTCTCAGAGAAAGAGAGGGGACAGGGTCCCAGAAGCAGATGGTCACCAATGAAGCGAATAAACTACCAGTCAAGGCATTCAGAAAGAGTAAGATATCAACCAAGTGAGATATTTTGTAATGATGAGAGGTTTCGTAGAATCAAAACAACCTTAAAAGATGACACAGATTCTGTGGATTTTGTGAGCCCAAAGTCCCTTGCAGAGCTAAAAGGTGCAAGGAAACATGAGAATATCGAGGAAATCAAAGGTGCTGGTTCTAATAGCTTGCTAGGGGTTCAAAATCCTGAAAATCCTATATCTTTTGAAGGTCCGCTGCCACTGAGTGCCATCTTGAAGAGGAAAAGGGAATCGGCATATGCTAAGAATGAAGTTTCTACTGCTCAACATGAAAACAGTCAAAATGGAGACTCATCTATCCATGAATCAGTTCCTCAATTAGAAGCCAGAACAGAAGGGAAGACGCTCATTGGCCATGAGGAGGATGTGATCCCTGCTGACAATGAGCTAGTCTATGACAGTCATTATCCAACTAAAGCTAATGCCTTGGGAACTGAAGATGGTTTATGTTTGGAGAATGCAGAAGAGGAAGAGCTGGAAAATTCTGACAAGCAAGATGGGGATTTCAATTATGAATCAGGAAAGGACAAAGAGGATGACGACTCAAACAAAGATGATCTAGATGACGATGATGACTTTGCTAGGAAGGTCAGTGCAATGCTATCTTGAATGACAATGGAGACACGTTTACTTAGTTTTCCTGTTTACAGAGAGGCCATAGACCTTGTAAGTTTACATTGCCAATCTTGGCACCGAAAAGCGGCCGACGTTGGAAGAAAAgtttaagaaatttaattttgtcAAAATTGAAGTCCAATGTATCAATTACCTGAACCATTTGAGATTTTAGGATCCACCCAAAATATTTCTAGTAATGAATATAACCCAGATGGGTTTGTTCTAGCTTCTTGTTTGCATTTTATTATATGCTTGTAATACTAATGCTCTTTGTAGACCAAATTAAGGGAAAATTTGGCTCACATAATTTGTCTCAGTTATTGATTATCTTTTCTTAGTAATTATTGCCATAGAAATCTATCTATTTTAGAGCATTAGAAGTAAAATTTACATGTGGGTGAAATACTTAGCATGCTTGCTGCTATTTCTGATTCAAATCATTGAAATGTTTATCTAAAAGTAATGGGACCTAATAATCTATGCTCAGGAAATGAAGTGATTAGGATTGTATAGAAAGCTAAAGCATCATTTTTGAGAGTGCCTTCACTTTGGATATCAAGCATTCACAATGTGTTCTTAGATACATAGATCCAAGCAAGGTAGTCTTGTTAGTGGTTCATCTGACCACATTGAATTCCAAGAGAAgtataataaaataaagagaaaaataaaaaaaatgttaaaagttCATAcacatctttaaaaaaaatttagttagtAGATTTTGGATGATTTATTACTTTTTCCAGCAGTGGCTATTAGTTTGATTGGagcttatataaaaatatgaaagtTGATTTATTATTTCATTAATTATACTCTTTGTTAAATGCACACGTTGGCCTCTGGTACTTTTATGACGCCTTTAATTGCTTATTGCTATATACCTCTGCTATTGGTGGTGATACAATTTTATTAGTACATTTGATTGGAATATATGATACTACAAAATTATTTATAGATTGATACAATGAAACTCCGTAATAAAAAAAATGCCTTTGAGTCTTTTCATATGTTATTTGAGCTATACCCGTTGGGAAGACTTATTGGAATAATTTGTGTCAATATGTGGGGGACCAATTATGAGTTGTTTAAGGTAGCAAAAGGTGGAATGCATTACCTGATTCTACACGGTCGATTTCACGATATATGAGAAGATAAATCTGAAAATTATAATGGATTAAACAGGAAGAAATTGTGAGTTGTTCTTCCTCTCTATatataatgtatatatatattataaaagtataaaagagaaaataagagaggaaaaatctttaaaaaattacggAGAAAGATAACATGCTTGATTATTCAAGTCCTCTAAGCTACGGTGTAGCGGTAGAGGTGCTTTAATAGTTCTTAAGTACTTATGATTTGATTcctaattatgatttactatAGTTTTTTTTCCTCCCATGAGATAAAAAATCTGAGATATTGGCGGTTTGGCAAGAAGTCGTACAtttgtgtttttgaatttttcttagtagttagtgaaatttttttgtaatttcTAGGATTAGTTGGTTTAAAAAATTAGATAGATGATTATAAAAAACAAGGAATGATTATCCAATACTAAATGAATATATTTTGTATACCACTCTTACTCCACTTCACTTATTTATTTTTGAGACGATGTTTTAAAGTTACATTTTTATGAATGGAACAAGCAGAtggtttgattaaattaaatctaattgaaGTGCATTTCTATCTATCTGTAAAGATTAATCATGCCCTCGACCATGTGATGGTAAGTGGTGAGAATAATTCTCATGTAACGAGATGAATTTCATGTCAGGTATTTTCATATATTCGTAAAGTTTGAACCACTGATGATATTGGGATATTGGGGTTGCGTTGAGATCGATCTATGTTTCTTAGTAGTTTGTTTGTGGAATTGAATTGTTCAGAATTAGTTAGATCCAAGAATTAGTTAGatctattataataataataataataataataataataataatattaacatTAACATGATTATTCAGTTATGAAAATTAATGAGACTAACAGTTAAATCAGTTGGAATGAATGAATCATCCATATTTTATCATATAAGTATTATCTTTATTGGCTTTGAtagattttgagattaattttcaaTGTGTATAAAAATATCTTATAAGATATATGACATTTTCCATATAAAAAATCGTTACGTTAGGATAAAAtaaataattcttaaaatttaTCTGTCTGTATTTTATCATCAAACTGACGATACTAGATCATTTAAGAGGAACAATATCATTTTTTACCGCAATAGTCACAATCTCTAGAGGAAAAACTTTGACACTCCTTCAAATGTACCATTGTGTCTGCAAGCCGGCTCTcaacatccatgtcaattttatCACCATTAAAATCAAACTTTGATGCCAGTTTATACCGAGCAAGCATTTGTGTTTAAGATGAAAGGTGAATTTCTTGATGCTAAAAAAAACACCTGATTCAAGCAACTAAAATATTCATATATAATTAAATTCTCATGCAACATCATAACACTTTTATATATTTGTTGATTGGAATCATCTTTGACAAAACTGCATTTCATTGTCAAACTAGAAGATTTTTCTTGAGCATAATCCTAACAAAATGGAGAcaacaacaaaaacaaaaataaaaaacaaataaaaaatgaaaacaatAATTGCTTGCATGTGGAGGAACAGTTGGAGTCTTAATTTCTTGCTCTATTAGACTAGTTGTTGGGATACATATTTCCACTTTGAATTTTTAGCATTTTAACAACAAGAGTATTTGAAAATTTGTTGTGTTAATCAGAAAGTGATTATCATTATTGACATTATTATTGAATTAGGACGAAGATCCGATATACAgtgaaataagttttttttaatac contains:
- the LOC122023530 gene encoding zinc finger CCCH domain-containing protein 32-like isoform X2, giving the protein MPNSGSPPLSSQTSASTLTPAARTPNNGTKQSVPCYYFQWGQCLKGEKCAFMHGPQASVNFLPQLATKVSSLSSAPRKSNEQDTHKIITMQHNTEAANHDRCKMAISRHGEISYATVKHETKADNAPKHEPSENKILPPHSIDGDHPGLPQNGVSVNSDSFEHQPWGHQVQPTEEEPDNGRDGDEFFREHSPGFDVLVEDDIEDPDYYHNEDNFRRMSGHGGQKMEAEDEYDYHPSDYVAMTKIERDLHNGIGKYENYELPHSRYGWESKNAGRTLDRASSLERRVIIRKTKSDAMNGSDLRYQLNKRRRFNGTRSTSNHGHNEHYQTDEQHAEERHYVHHSHDDDLKFPPEKCISSRLQGRIAFPGRSVIDAASNMLSEKERGQGPRSRWSPMKRINYQSRHSERVRYQPSEIFCNDERFRRIKTTLKDDTDSVDFVSPKSLAELKGARKHENIEEIKGAGSNSLLGVQNPENPISFEGPLPLSAILKRKRESAYAKNEVSTAQHENSQNGDSSIHESVPQLEARTEGKTLIGHEEDVIPADNELVYDSHYPTKANALGTEDGLCLENAEEEELENSDKQDGDFNYESGKDKEDDDSNKDDLDDDDDFARKVSAMLS